The DNA region TGAAGATGTTCGTATTTTATTAGACAATGGTGCCGATAAAATTTCGGTAAATACTTCTGCGTTCAAAAGGCCAGAATTGATTAGTGAGTTATCGAAAGAATTCGGGAGCCAATGTGTAGTTCTTGCGATAGACACCAAAAAGGAAGAAGATGGAGAATGGTATGTTTATCTCAATGGTGGTCGATTAAAAACAGATACAAAATGTTTGGATTGGGCAAAGCAAGGTGTTGAATTAGGAGCAGGAGAGATTTTACTTACGTCAATGAATAATGATGGAACTAAAAACGGATTTGCGATGGATATTACACGTTTATTATCCGAAAATCTTTCTGTTCCGGTAATTGCAAGTGGTGGAGCTGGCACTATGGAACATTTTTCAGATGTATTCAA from Rhizosphaericola mali includes:
- the hisF gene encoding imidazole glycerol phosphate synthase subunit HisF, whose product is MLTKRIIPCLDIKDGRTVKGINFLELKDAGDPVELGKLYAENGADELVFLDITATVEKRKTLSELVYKISHHINIPFTVGGGISSVEDVRILLDNGADKISVNTSAFKRPELISELSKEFGSQCVVLAIDTKKEEDGEWYVYLNGGRLKTDTKCLDWAKQGVELGAGEILLTSMNNDGTKNGFAMDITRLLSENLSVPVIASGGAGTMEHFSDVFKGAHADAALAASIFHFKEIEIGDLKQYLSDQGIPVRKSL